Proteins encoded together in one Phalacrocorax carbo chromosome 18, bPhaCar2.1, whole genome shotgun sequence window:
- the NSMF gene encoding NMDA receptor synaptonuclear signaling and neuronal migration factor isoform X5, with the protein MGTAVSKRKTLRNEAMSSVAAKVRAARAFGEYLSQNHPEGRNGSDHLLADSYIGQEDSPEMQQAAQNKRRLSVISDGKFERSFSEEQTEKMPSEGPKPRVYTISGERPMLSDHENESMELVVMKGAAQEECHHGHQVHSAGGSHGRHCKGWPGSRQGSKECPNCTRLAAPSQHSFDLEQHQTGETGWHRKRLERMYSVDRVSDDVPIRTWFPKENLFSFQTATTTMQAISAFRGYAERKRRKRENDSAAVIQRNFRKHLRMVGSRRVKAQTFAERRERSFSRSWSDPTPIKADSFHDSRESHDLQDSCGTLDGDFDLNWEAEKELEAVACDGEDFIPPKIMLISSKVPKAEYVPTIIRRDDPSIIPILYDHEHATFDDILEEIEKKLNIYRKGCKIWKMLIFCQGGPGHLYLLKNKVATFAKVEKEEDMILFWKRLSRLMSKVNPEPNIIHIMGCYVLGNPNGEKLFQNLKNLMNPYRVAFESPLELSAQGKQMIETYFDFRLYRLWKTRQHSKLLDYDDIL; encoded by the exons ATCACCTGTTAGCAGACTCCTACATTGGACAGGAGGACTCCCCTGAgatgcagcaggcagcacagaaCAAGCGCAGGCTCTCCGTCATCTCAGACGGCAAGTTTGAGAGGAGCTTCTCCGAGGAGCAGACAGAGAAGATGCCAAGCGAGGGACCGAAGCCACGAGTCTACACAATCTCTGGCGAGAGGCCGATGCTGTCAGACCATGAGAACGAAAGCATGGAACTGGTGGTGATGAAGGGGGCTGCCCAAGAGGAATGCCACCATGGCCACCAAGTGCACAGTGCTGGTGGCTCTCATGGCAGGCATTGCAAGGGCTGGCCAGGCAGCCGGCAGGGCTCCAAGGAGTGCCCGAACTGCACCCGGCTggctgccccttcccagcaTTCCTTTGACCTGGAGCAGCATCAAACCGGTGAGACTGGGTGGCACAGAAAAAGGCTGGAGAGGATGTATAGTGTCGATCGAGTGTCTG ATGATGTCCCCATACGAACCTGGTTCCCAAAAGAGAACCTCTTCAGTTTTCAAACTGCTACTACAACTATGCAAGC CATCTC GGCGTTCAGGGGCTACGCAGAGAGGAAGAGACGGAAACGAGAGAATGATTCTGCAGCTGTTATACAGAG gaattttcGGAAGCACCTCCGCATGGTGGGGAGCCGAAGGGTTAAAGCACAAA CATTTGCCGAACGGCGTGAGAGGAGCTTCAGCAGGTCCTGGAGTGACCCGACTCCCATCAAAGCTGATTCCTTCCATGACTCTCGAGAAA GCCATGATCTTCAGGATTCCTGCGGCACATTGGATGGTGACTTTGACTTGAACtgggaagcagaaaaggaactTGAAGCCGTGGCATGTGACGGAGAAGACTTTATACCACCAAAAATAATG ctCATTTCTTCCAAGGTGCCCAAAGCAGAGTATGTCCCAACAATTATCCGCAGGGACGATCCCTCTATCATCCCCATTCTCTAT GACCATGAACATGCCACCTTTGATGACATCCTAG aggaaaTAGAGAAGAAGCTTAACATTTATCGGAAAGGCTGCAAAATCTGGAAGATGCTGATATTTTGTCAG GGAGGTCCCGGTCACTTATACTTGTTAAAGAACAAAGTTGCCACTTTTGCCAaagtggagaaggaggaagataTGATCCT cttctggAAGAGGTTGAGCCGGCTGATGAGTAAAGTCAATCCTGAACCAAATATCATTCACATCATGGGCTGCTATGTTCTTGGAAACCCCAATGGGGAGAAG CTATTTCAGAATCTGAAAAACTTAATGAATCCTTATAGGGTTGCCTTTGAGTCTCCACTTGAACTATCAGCTcaag GTAAGCAAATGATTGAGACTTACTTTGACTTCCGCCTTTACCGCCTCTGGAAGACCCGCCAGCACTCTAAACTATTGGATTACGATGACATTTTATGA
- the NSMF gene encoding NMDA receptor synaptonuclear signaling and neuronal migration factor isoform X2, whose amino-acid sequence MGTAVSKRKTLRNEAMSSVAAKVRAARAFGEYLSQNHPEGRNGSDHLLADSYIGQEDSPEMQQAAQNKRRLSVISDGKFERSFSEEQTEKMPSEGPKPRVYTISGERPMLSDHENESMELVVMKGAAQEECHHGHQVHSAGGSHGRHCKGWPGSRQGSKECPNCTRLAAPSQHSFDLEQHQTGETGWHRKRLERMYSVDRVSDDVPIRTWFPKENLFSFQTATTTMQANFRKHLRMVGSRRVKAQSHDLQDSCGTLDGDFDLNWEAEKELEAVACDGEDFIPPKIMLISSKVPKAEYVPTIIRRDDPSIIPILYDHEHATFDDILEEIEKKLNIYRKGCKIWKMLIFCQGGPGHLYLLKNKVATFAKVEKEEDMILFWKRLSRLMSKVNPEPNIIHIMGCYVLGNPNGEKLFQNLKNLMNPYRVAFESPLELSAQGKQMIETYFDFRLYRLWKTRQHSKLLDYDDIL is encoded by the exons ATCACCTGTTAGCAGACTCCTACATTGGACAGGAGGACTCCCCTGAgatgcagcaggcagcacagaaCAAGCGCAGGCTCTCCGTCATCTCAGACGGCAAGTTTGAGAGGAGCTTCTCCGAGGAGCAGACAGAGAAGATGCCAAGCGAGGGACCGAAGCCACGAGTCTACACAATCTCTGGCGAGAGGCCGATGCTGTCAGACCATGAGAACGAAAGCATGGAACTGGTGGTGATGAAGGGGGCTGCCCAAGAGGAATGCCACCATGGCCACCAAGTGCACAGTGCTGGTGGCTCTCATGGCAGGCATTGCAAGGGCTGGCCAGGCAGCCGGCAGGGCTCCAAGGAGTGCCCGAACTGCACCCGGCTggctgccccttcccagcaTTCCTTTGACCTGGAGCAGCATCAAACCGGTGAGACTGGGTGGCACAGAAAAAGGCTGGAGAGGATGTATAGTGTCGATCGAGTGTCTG ATGATGTCCCCATACGAACCTGGTTCCCAAAAGAGAACCTCTTCAGTTTTCAAACTGCTACTACAACTATGCAAGC gaattttcGGAAGCACCTCCGCATGGTGGGGAGCCGAAGGGTTAAAGCACAAA GCCATGATCTTCAGGATTCCTGCGGCACATTGGATGGTGACTTTGACTTGAACtgggaagcagaaaaggaactTGAAGCCGTGGCATGTGACGGAGAAGACTTTATACCACCAAAAATAATG ctCATTTCTTCCAAGGTGCCCAAAGCAGAGTATGTCCCAACAATTATCCGCAGGGACGATCCCTCTATCATCCCCATTCTCTAT GACCATGAACATGCCACCTTTGATGACATCCTAG aggaaaTAGAGAAGAAGCTTAACATTTATCGGAAAGGCTGCAAAATCTGGAAGATGCTGATATTTTGTCAG GGAGGTCCCGGTCACTTATACTTGTTAAAGAACAAAGTTGCCACTTTTGCCAaagtggagaaggaggaagataTGATCCT cttctggAAGAGGTTGAGCCGGCTGATGAGTAAAGTCAATCCTGAACCAAATATCATTCACATCATGGGCTGCTATGTTCTTGGAAACCCCAATGGGGAGAAG CTATTTCAGAATCTGAAAAACTTAATGAATCCTTATAGGGTTGCCTTTGAGTCTCCACTTGAACTATCAGCTcaag GTAAGCAAATGATTGAGACTTACTTTGACTTCCGCCTTTACCGCCTCTGGAAGACCCGCCAGCACTCTAAACTATTGGATTACGATGACATTTTATGA
- the NSMF gene encoding NMDA receptor synaptonuclear signaling and neuronal migration factor isoform X6, whose translation MGTAVSKRKTLRNEAMSSVAAKVRAARAFGEYLSQNHPEGRNGSDHLLADSYIGQEDSPEMQQAAQNKRRLSVISDGKFERSFSEEQTEKMPSEGPKPRVYTISGERPMLSDHENESMELVVMKGAAQEECHHGHQVHSAGGSHGRHCKGWPGSRQGSKECPNCTRLAAPSQHSFDLEQHQTGETGWHRKRLERMYSVDRVSDDVPIRTWFPKENLFSFQTATTTMQAISAFRGYAERKRRKRENDSAAVIQRNFRKHLRMVGSRRVKAQSHDLQDSCGTLDGDFDLNWEAEKELEAVACDGEDFIPPKIMLISSKVPKAEYVPTIIRRDDPSIIPILYDHEHATFDDILEEIEKKLNIYRKGCKIWKMLIFCQGGPGHLYLLKNKVATFAKVEKEEDMILFWKRLSRLMSKVNPEPNIIHIMGCYVLGNPNGEKLFQNLKNLMNPYRVAFESPLELSAQGKQMIETYFDFRLYRLWKTRQHSKLLDYDDIL comes from the exons ATCACCTGTTAGCAGACTCCTACATTGGACAGGAGGACTCCCCTGAgatgcagcaggcagcacagaaCAAGCGCAGGCTCTCCGTCATCTCAGACGGCAAGTTTGAGAGGAGCTTCTCCGAGGAGCAGACAGAGAAGATGCCAAGCGAGGGACCGAAGCCACGAGTCTACACAATCTCTGGCGAGAGGCCGATGCTGTCAGACCATGAGAACGAAAGCATGGAACTGGTGGTGATGAAGGGGGCTGCCCAAGAGGAATGCCACCATGGCCACCAAGTGCACAGTGCTGGTGGCTCTCATGGCAGGCATTGCAAGGGCTGGCCAGGCAGCCGGCAGGGCTCCAAGGAGTGCCCGAACTGCACCCGGCTggctgccccttcccagcaTTCCTTTGACCTGGAGCAGCATCAAACCGGTGAGACTGGGTGGCACAGAAAAAGGCTGGAGAGGATGTATAGTGTCGATCGAGTGTCTG ATGATGTCCCCATACGAACCTGGTTCCCAAAAGAGAACCTCTTCAGTTTTCAAACTGCTACTACAACTATGCAAGC CATCTC GGCGTTCAGGGGCTACGCAGAGAGGAAGAGACGGAAACGAGAGAATGATTCTGCAGCTGTTATACAGAG gaattttcGGAAGCACCTCCGCATGGTGGGGAGCCGAAGGGTTAAAGCACAAA GCCATGATCTTCAGGATTCCTGCGGCACATTGGATGGTGACTTTGACTTGAACtgggaagcagaaaaggaactTGAAGCCGTGGCATGTGACGGAGAAGACTTTATACCACCAAAAATAATG ctCATTTCTTCCAAGGTGCCCAAAGCAGAGTATGTCCCAACAATTATCCGCAGGGACGATCCCTCTATCATCCCCATTCTCTAT GACCATGAACATGCCACCTTTGATGACATCCTAG aggaaaTAGAGAAGAAGCTTAACATTTATCGGAAAGGCTGCAAAATCTGGAAGATGCTGATATTTTGTCAG GGAGGTCCCGGTCACTTATACTTGTTAAAGAACAAAGTTGCCACTTTTGCCAaagtggagaaggaggaagataTGATCCT cttctggAAGAGGTTGAGCCGGCTGATGAGTAAAGTCAATCCTGAACCAAATATCATTCACATCATGGGCTGCTATGTTCTTGGAAACCCCAATGGGGAGAAG CTATTTCAGAATCTGAAAAACTTAATGAATCCTTATAGGGTTGCCTTTGAGTCTCCACTTGAACTATCAGCTcaag GTAAGCAAATGATTGAGACTTACTTTGACTTCCGCCTTTACCGCCTCTGGAAGACCCGCCAGCACTCTAAACTATTGGATTACGATGACATTTTATGA
- the NSMF gene encoding NMDA receptor synaptonuclear signaling and neuronal migration factor isoform X1, producing MGTAVSKRKTLRNEAMSSVAAKVRAARAFGEYLSQNHPEGRNGSDHLLADSYIGQEDSPEMQQAAQNKRRLSVISDGKFERSFSEEQTEKMPSEGPKPRVYTISGERPMLSDHENESMELVVMKGAAQEECHHGHQVHSAGGSHGRHCKGWPGSRQGSKECPNCTRLAAPSQHSFDLEQHQTGETGWHRKRLERMYSVDRVSDDVPIRTWFPKENLFSFQTATTTMQANFRKHLRMVGSRRVKAQTFAERRERSFSRSWSDPTPIKADSFHDSRESHDLQDSCGTLDGDFDLNWEAEKELEAVACDGEDFIPPKIMLISSKVPKAEYVPTIIRRDDPSIIPILYDHEHATFDDILEEIEKKLNIYRKGCKIWKMLIFCQGGPGHLYLLKNKVATFAKVEKEEDMILFWKRLSRLMSKVNPEPNIIHIMGCYVLGNPNGEKLFQNLKNLMNPYRVAFESPLELSAQGKQMIETYFDFRLYRLWKTRQHSKLLDYDDIL from the exons ATCACCTGTTAGCAGACTCCTACATTGGACAGGAGGACTCCCCTGAgatgcagcaggcagcacagaaCAAGCGCAGGCTCTCCGTCATCTCAGACGGCAAGTTTGAGAGGAGCTTCTCCGAGGAGCAGACAGAGAAGATGCCAAGCGAGGGACCGAAGCCACGAGTCTACACAATCTCTGGCGAGAGGCCGATGCTGTCAGACCATGAGAACGAAAGCATGGAACTGGTGGTGATGAAGGGGGCTGCCCAAGAGGAATGCCACCATGGCCACCAAGTGCACAGTGCTGGTGGCTCTCATGGCAGGCATTGCAAGGGCTGGCCAGGCAGCCGGCAGGGCTCCAAGGAGTGCCCGAACTGCACCCGGCTggctgccccttcccagcaTTCCTTTGACCTGGAGCAGCATCAAACCGGTGAGACTGGGTGGCACAGAAAAAGGCTGGAGAGGATGTATAGTGTCGATCGAGTGTCTG ATGATGTCCCCATACGAACCTGGTTCCCAAAAGAGAACCTCTTCAGTTTTCAAACTGCTACTACAACTATGCAAGC gaattttcGGAAGCACCTCCGCATGGTGGGGAGCCGAAGGGTTAAAGCACAAA CATTTGCCGAACGGCGTGAGAGGAGCTTCAGCAGGTCCTGGAGTGACCCGACTCCCATCAAAGCTGATTCCTTCCATGACTCTCGAGAAA GCCATGATCTTCAGGATTCCTGCGGCACATTGGATGGTGACTTTGACTTGAACtgggaagcagaaaaggaactTGAAGCCGTGGCATGTGACGGAGAAGACTTTATACCACCAAAAATAATG ctCATTTCTTCCAAGGTGCCCAAAGCAGAGTATGTCCCAACAATTATCCGCAGGGACGATCCCTCTATCATCCCCATTCTCTAT GACCATGAACATGCCACCTTTGATGACATCCTAG aggaaaTAGAGAAGAAGCTTAACATTTATCGGAAAGGCTGCAAAATCTGGAAGATGCTGATATTTTGTCAG GGAGGTCCCGGTCACTTATACTTGTTAAAGAACAAAGTTGCCACTTTTGCCAaagtggagaaggaggaagataTGATCCT cttctggAAGAGGTTGAGCCGGCTGATGAGTAAAGTCAATCCTGAACCAAATATCATTCACATCATGGGCTGCTATGTTCTTGGAAACCCCAATGGGGAGAAG CTATTTCAGAATCTGAAAAACTTAATGAATCCTTATAGGGTTGCCTTTGAGTCTCCACTTGAACTATCAGCTcaag GTAAGCAAATGATTGAGACTTACTTTGACTTCCGCCTTTACCGCCTCTGGAAGACCCGCCAGCACTCTAAACTATTGGATTACGATGACATTTTATGA